The Trichomycterus rosablanca isolate fTriRos1 chromosome 15, fTriRos1.hap1, whole genome shotgun sequence genome contains a region encoding:
- the fscn1b gene encoding fascin has product MAAGGSGEMSVIQLGFINADQKYLTAESFGFKVNACATSMRKKQVWTLEHADSVGDSSLVFLRSHLGRYLSAAKDGTVTAERERPAPDCRFAVVAHADGRWSLRSEEHSRYLGGAGDRVSCCAGSGAADTEKWSVHLAMHPQVNLYSVARKRYLHANGGRGELAAERDAPWGVGSVLTLQYRDRRYHLQTADGRFLASNGALVPDVRDDTGLTLEFQAGTVAFRDAAGRYLAPSGPTGAVKAGRGARVGKDEAFVLERSRGQVVLTASNERNVSTRQGVDLSANQDEESDQEVFQMEMDRETKRCAFRACNGKYWSLTASGAVQCTASEKSASCFFEREWKGPKVTLKASNGKFLAAKKNGQLAASVDSAGEQEEFVLKLINRPLIVLRGEDGFIGCRKQGTGTLDSNRSSYDVFQLEYNNNSYCLRDSTGKYWMVEADGTVVSSSATPVYFQFEFCDSNRVAIRTQEGFYLKGDHAGVLKANAQSIANATLWEY; this is encoded by the exons ATGGCTGCTGGAGGATCAGGCGAGATGTCGGTGATTCAGCTCGGCTTCATTAACGCCGATCAGAAGTATCTGACGGCGGAATCGTTCGGGTTCAAGGTGAACGCGTGCGCCACATCCATGCGCAAGAAGCAGGTGTGGACCCTGGAGCACGCCGACTCGGTGGGCGACTCCAGCCTGGTGTTTCTCCGCAGTCACCTGGGCCGCTACCTGTCCGCCGCTAAGGACGGCACCGTGACCGCGGAGAGGGAGCGGCCGGCGCCCGACTGTCGCTTCGCGGTGGTGGCGCACGCCGACGGCCGCTGGTCCCTGCGCTCCGAGGAGCACTCGCGCTACCTGGGCGGCGCCGGTGACCGCGTCTCGTGCTGCGCTGGGTCCGGAGCCGCAGACACCGAGAAGTGGAGCGTGCACCTCGCCATGCACCCGCAAGTCAACCTGTACAGCGTGGCGCGCAAACGCTACCTGCACGCAAACGGGGGCCGCGGGGAGCTGGCGGCGGAGCGGGACGCGCCCTGGGGGGTGGGCTCCGTGCTCACGCTCCAGTACCGGGACCGCCGCTACCACCTGCAGACCGCCGACGGACGCTTCCTCGCCAGCAACGGCGCGCTGGTGCCAGACGTGCGCGATGATACCGGGCTCACTCTGGAATTTCAGGCTGGCACGGTGGCGTTCAGGGATGCCGCGGGGAGATACCTGGCACCCTCCGGACCCACCGGAGCGGTCAAGGCGGGGAGGGGCGCACGCGTGGGCAAGGATGAAGCGTTCGTGCTGGAGCGCAGCCGCGGCCAAGTGGTGCTCACCGCCAGCAACGAGAGGAACGTGTCCACACGCCAGG GGGTGGATCTGTCAGCCAATCAGGATGAAGAGTCGGATCAGGAGGTGTTCCAGATGGAGATGGACCGGGAGACGAAGCGCTGTGCTTTCCGGGCCTGTAATGGGAAATACTGGAGCCTCACTGCGAGCGGAGCAGTCCAGTGCACTGCATCTGAAAA ATCAGCCAGCTGTTTCTTTGAGCGGGAGTGGAAGGGGCCGAAGGTCACCCTCAAGGCCAGCAACGGCAAGTTCTTGGCAGCCAAGAAGAACGGTCAGCTGGCAGCTTCTGTGGACTCTGCAG GTGAACAGGAGGAATTTGTTTTGAAGCTGATCAACAGGCCCTTGATAGTTCTTCGTGGGGAAGATGGATTCATTGGATGCCGTAAGCAGGGCACCGGCACTCTGGACTCCAACCGCTCCTCCTACGATGTCTTTCAATTGGAGTATAATAACAATTCCTACTGCCTCAGAG ACTCGACAGGGAAGTACTGGATGGTGGAAGCGGACGGTACAGTGGTGAGCAGCAGCGCCACTCCAGTATATTTCCAGTTCGAGTTCTGCGATTCTAACAGGGTGGCCATTAGGACCCAGGAGGGCTTCTATCTGAAGGGAGACCATGCCGGGGTGCTAAAGGCTAATGCACAAAGCATCGCTAATGCTACACTGTGGGAGTATTAA